The Streptomyces sp. NBC_00454 DNA segment CCCTTCATCGGCCGTCAGTCGGACGGACTTGACCGGCCCGCGCCGCCTGTCCGCCCGCGCGGGGGCCCGTCGGCGGACCGGTCTTCGTACCTAACGAAGAAAGGATTCTCTCCCCTTGGTGCCCGGGACCCTCCCCATCTGCGCGGAATCCGCGCGAACACCCTCGGCCCGCTGGGCCCGGGCCGCCAAGTTCACCCGTACGGAAGAAACCGCACGCATCCGCCGAGGGGCGCACTCACGCTTCACCACCGCCCACCTCCGCCGCGCCGCCCGCGGTCGTTGACCGGGCGGGCCGTACGTGGTGGCCTCGCCGTCATGCGCACCCGACCGAGCTGGACCCTGCCGACGGCCGTCGCCGCCCTCGCACTGACCGCCGTGGCCGCCCTGCCCGCACACGCCTCCACCACCTCCACCGCCTCGCCCGAACCCGCTCCCGCGTCCCGCGCGGCGGCCCCGGCCGAGTGGCCCGCGTACATCGTCACCGTGCACCCCGGCCTCGACCCGGCGGCCGTCGCGGACGCCTACGGAATCACCCCGGTCCACGTCTACCGCAACGTCCTGAACGGCTTCAGCGCCCGCCTCTCCCCCGAGCAGGTCGAATCCCTGCGGACCACAGCGGTCGTGGAGTCGGTCGAGAAGGACGGCACCGCGTCCTCCTCCGGCCCTGCCGCCTTCTGAGGGCCGTCCCCCGTCCCGCCCTCCCCGAATCAGTGCGGGAAGCCGCCCGTGTCCAGCGTCAGCGGGAAGGGCTCGGGGAGCCGCAGCTCGTCACCGAAGGCCACCCGGGCGGCGTGCTTGTACGCGCCGTTCTGGGGTTCGGTGAACAGGGTGGCCGTCGGGCCGTGCTCGTCGAAGCGGTCGATCAGCAGGTAGACCGGGACGGGGGCGTGGGCGTAGGCCCACAGCTTCTTCTTCCGGTCGTCCTCTGCATTGCTCCTGGAGGTGATCTCCACGACGAGCAGCGCCTCGGCCGCGTCGACGGGGTCGGACACCTCGGCATCCACCTCGTCGACCAGCGCCGACGAAACGACCACCAGGTCCGGCACGTAGAGCTTGTCCAGGGCGGCGATATGGATGCCGAGCGTCTGGTAAACCTCCCACTCAGGCGGCAGGACCCCGTACAAGGCACGCTGCACCTTGACCGCGATTCCGTTGTGGTGGCGGTGGGGCGGTGGCACCAAGGTGATCTGGCCTCCGTCGATCTCGGCGCGCCAGCCCTCCGGCACGTCCAGGTCACGCCAGCTCTGCAGCAGGTACTCCCACGTACGGCCGTCGGCGTTCCGGCCGGGTTCGACCATGGCTGCGGTCATCGTGGACCCCCTCTCCTGTGGCATATGCCAGCGAGCGTAGACAGACGGTTTCGCGGCTTGCAGCCGCTTTCTTCAGCGTCCCACGATCGAGTGGCGCACGCAGTAACCTCCGCGCCGACGGGCCCCGCTACACCCGTTCCCGGGCCGCCGCCGACGGGACCGTCGTGCGGACCGGGTCCCAGCACTGGACCCCGCGCAGGTCCGGCATCCGGTCGCGGGTGAAGACCGGCTCCAGGCCCGCGCGGCGCTGCGCGAGGTAGTCGTCCAGGAGGCGGAAGGCGATGGCCGACAGCGGGATGATCGCGGCCAGGTTGATCAGGGCCATCAGACCCATGAACACGTCCGCCAGGTTCCAGACGATCGACACCGAGCCGAGCGAGCCCAGGACGACCGCCGACAGGACCAGGGCCCGGTAGCCGGGCAGGACCCACCGCTTGCGGGTGATGAACTGGATGTTCGTCTCGCCGTAGTAGTAGTTCCCGATCATGCTGCTGAAGGCGAGCATGAAGACCACGACCGTGAGCAGGTGCCCGGCCCACGAGCCCAGCGTGTCGCTCAGCGCCGTCTGCGTCAGGTCCGCGCCCTGGCGGCCGGACAGCTCCGGGTTGGTGACCAGGACGATGAAGGCGGTCATCGTGCAGACGAGGAGGGTGTCGAAGAAGACGCCCAGGGACTGTACGAGGCCCTGCTTGACCGGGTGCGAGACCTCGGCGGCGGCGCCCGCGTTCGGGGCCGAGCCGAGGCCCGCCTCGTTGGAGAACATGCCGCGCCGGATGCCCTGCTGGATGGCCGCGCCGATACCGCCGGCCGCGAGCTCGCGGAAGCCGAAGGCGCCGCCGACGATGTCCGCGATGACCCGGGGGAACTCGGTGATGTTGAGCAGGACCACCGCGACGCCGAGCAGCAGGTAGACGATCGCCATCACCGGCACCAGGACGGTGGTGATCGAGGAGATCCGCTTGACCCCGCCGAACACGGCCAGGCCCAGCACGGCGGCCAGCAGCACGCCGAGCGAGGGGCCGAACCAGTTCGACCCGTCCGCGTCCGCCAGCGAGCCGGCGGCCACGGCGGTGATGGTGTTGGCCTGCACGGCGTTGAAGACGAAACCGAAGGTGACGGTGATCGTCACCGCGAAGAGCACCCCGAGCCAGCGTTTACCGAGCGCGCGCTGCATGTAGTACGCCGGACCGCCTCGGTAGGCGCCGCTGGAGTTGCGCACCTTGTAGAGCTGGGCGAGGGCCGACTCCACGAAGGCGGAGGCCGCGCCGATCAGCGCCATCATCCACATCCAGAAGACGGCGCCCGCGCCGCCCAGGGTGATGGCGGCGGCGACACCGGCGATGTTGCCGGTGCCCACGCGCGCGGCCGCGGAGATCGTGAACGCGCCGAAGGACGAGACCTGCTTGCGGCCGTCCGCACGCGGCGGGGTCTTCTCCTTCACCACCCGGAACATCTCGGGAAGCAGGCGCAGCTGCACACCCCGGGAGCGGACCGTGAAGTACAGGCCCGCACCGACCACCAGCGGAATCAGCAGGTAGGTCCAGAGGTGGTCGTTCACATTGACGATCACCGAGTCCAGAGTGTCCATGATTCGAAGTGTCGCCGGGGCGGAAGGCCCACCGACAGGGACCTACGTCCGTCGCCGGTGGGACCGAAGACCCCTGTGGCGCGCCCTTCGCCCCGTTC contains these protein-coding regions:
- a CDS encoding Uma2 family endonuclease codes for the protein MTAAMVEPGRNADGRTWEYLLQSWRDLDVPEGWRAEIDGGQITLVPPPHRHHNGIAVKVQRALYGVLPPEWEVYQTLGIHIAALDKLYVPDLVVVSSALVDEVDAEVSDPVDAAEALLVVEITSRSNAEDDRKKKLWAYAHAPVPVYLLIDRFDEHGPTATLFTEPQNGAYKHAARVAFGDELRLPEPFPLTLDTGGFPH
- a CDS encoding alanine/glycine:cation symporter family protein translates to MDTLDSVIVNVNDHLWTYLLIPLVVGAGLYFTVRSRGVQLRLLPEMFRVVKEKTPPRADGRKQVSSFGAFTISAAARVGTGNIAGVAAAITLGGAGAVFWMWMMALIGAASAFVESALAQLYKVRNSSGAYRGGPAYYMQRALGKRWLGVLFAVTITVTFGFVFNAVQANTITAVAAGSLADADGSNWFGPSLGVLLAAVLGLAVFGGVKRISSITTVLVPVMAIVYLLLGVAVVLLNITEFPRVIADIVGGAFGFRELAAGGIGAAIQQGIRRGMFSNEAGLGSAPNAGAAAEVSHPVKQGLVQSLGVFFDTLLVCTMTAFIVLVTNPELSGRQGADLTQTALSDTLGSWAGHLLTVVVFMLAFSSMIGNYYYGETNIQFITRKRWVLPGYRALVLSAVVLGSLGSVSIVWNLADVFMGLMALINLAAIIPLSAIAFRLLDDYLAQRRAGLEPVFTRDRMPDLRGVQCWDPVRTTVPSAAARERV
- a CDS encoding protease inhibitor I9 family protein; the encoded protein is MRTRPSWTLPTAVAALALTAVAALPAHASTTSTASPEPAPASRAAAPAEWPAYIVTVHPGLDPAAVADAYGITPVHVYRNVLNGFSARLSPEQVESLRTTAVVESVEKDGTASSSGPAAF